One stretch of Diabrotica undecimpunctata isolate CICGRU chromosome 5, icDiaUnde3, whole genome shotgun sequence DNA includes these proteins:
- the LOC140442398 gene encoding uncharacterized protein, whose protein sequence is MGENRPLKRTLNARMQGKRPFGKSRKLWEDTVNSNAQTLLGVRIWRRSATDKQGKAFESERDTGIIPTAEEFFEFLNKRQSVLENLNLFEPNSSKSYSRQTDSRKNKVSLVSNVNNLQRQSYNFRANCFYCKESNHLIYGCSKFLTLKPLERYQFVKSTKYCINCLSNTHAIPQCKSLKRCSTCGKSHHTYLHFDSQSNSSPSTQMHNHVPNINTTSRFRGNNHGTEPSNVPIVNKSLSPNMNPVSNEFIEYAHPSSQQASLHTVSISDNIVLLPTALVNIRCSNGQQKVARALLDSASQMSLIESSFAKNLQLSSRTQFVNISGLGSTNCAKSREVLDIQFSSLVKPSISFNVSCSVINKITNNLPQFSISPEVLKLHEHIIPELADPFFFKTGPINLLLGADIYFNLLKSNIINMGPRSPSLVETYLGYIIAGPIPRSRLNFSSNQNNVSYSFITTNDIQFEREDELNRRMESFWELETIPLSKNHCSSEELAEQIFKNTTIILPSGRYQVDMPFLENMPTKLGQSFCMARQRFISLEKKFNCDSVLFQNYKNVIYEYLTLNHAQVIPLSFCNHPTNEFKYFIPHRAVIRKHSSTPVRVVFDFSARTDTGVSLNDLTSKGYQVQDNLFDILCRFRCFKFVLCADIQMMYRFIDINPSQRHFQNFLWRENSSDPFTCIQLSSLSFGQNCAPYLATRVLKDIAERYPNFPNSRYALLRQTYMDDILSGTNDFSSLETIYSELNTILGKHGFKLHKWQSNSSEFLSTISQTSSYEIDFNINGSPSNILGLKWNPLSDLLLIRTTNIQEPAVLTKRSILSFISSVFDPLGVINPLIVQGKLIMQKLWQSQISWDTPIFDDSILQSWKKFMSLLSDISNMSIPRYLIDNKTICSISLHGFCDASQLAYGACVYLVVSYNDNTFSSRLIAAKSRVNPLKNKLTIPKLELCSMELLAILSSRIIQILHDTIKIESINLWSDSLVALTWVKRSELEISPFVKKRVLTVRDNSRNTTWRHIRSPLNPADHLSRGNFSSDVRQFWFHGPPFLSQTNDFDSIDSFELLNEVPECMQVSFPITESPEEFWKSIFLKFSKFSSMQKGIAFSFKVILKFKKINISGSPLTVEELQNAHDFIIKQVQAYSFSNEIKLLQEGKSISTPKLLPLNIFLDENSILRVGGRLEYTELSFSQKFPILLPENDHVVDLLINREHMRLGHSGAQNVLGNFRLRYWPLNGIRRIKTIIKKCVICHRFNAQFASQIMSPLPLDRVQQARPFSKTGIDFAGPIMIRSSRLRKARTTKAYIAIFICMVTKAIHIELVSNLSTEAFIASLKRFISRRGNPQIIYSDNGTNFIGARNQLRDLSLFLKSKENNHEIQNFLSSTKITWKLIPPRSPHWGGLWEAAVKSAKFHLTKLLGNNCLTFEELSTLLVQTEAILNSRPLYPLSNDPNDLLPLTPGHFLIGAPLISYPERDLSRTPTNRLSYWKVCSKLQQEFWRKWSVDYLHRLQHRPKWQLPQQNLAINQLVLIQSEDRPPLNWPLGRILELLTGRDGKVRAARVKTAEGEYVRPIIKLAPLPISD, encoded by the coding sequence GAAAGCGTTTGAGAGCGAGCGAGATACAGGAATCATTCCTACTGCGGaagaattttttgaatttttgaataaaagACAATCtgttttagaaaatttaaatCTTTTTGAACCCAATTCTTCCAAATCTTATTCCAGACAGACTGACAGCCGAAAAAATAAGGTTTCATTAGTTTCTAATGTAAATAACCTTCAACGTCAATCTTACAACTTCCGTgctaattgtttttattgtaaagagTCTAATCATCTTATTTATGGATGTTcgaaatttttaactttaaaaccccTAGAAAGATATCAATTTGTCAAATCTACGAAATATTGCATAAATTGCCTCAGTAACACTCATGCAATACCGCAATGTAAATCCTTAAAAAGATGCTCCACTTGCGGGAAATCTCACCACACTTATTTACATTTTGATAGTCAATCAAACTCATCCCCTAGTACTCAGATGCATAATCACGTTCCAAATATAAATACGACCTCTCGTTTTAGAGGAAACAATCATGGAACAGAACCATCTAATGTACCTATTGTAAATAAATCTTTGTCTCCAAATATGAACCCTGTAAGTAATGAATTTATTGAATATGCTCATCCTTCATCTCAGCAAGCTTCACTCCATACTGTATCTATTTCTGATAACATAGTTCTTTTACCTACAGCTCTTGTAAATATCAGATGCTCTAATGGTCAACAAAAGGTGGCAAGAGCACTATTAGATTCTGCTAGTCAAATGAGTCTCATTGAAAGCTCCTTTGCAAAAAATTTGCAGCTGTCCTCTCGAacacaatttgtaaatatttctggGTTAGGTAGTACCAATTGTGCTAAAAGTAGAGAAGTGCTGGATATACAATTTAGTTCTCTTGTTAAGCCATCAATTAGTTTTAACGTTTCTTGTTCtgttataaacaaaataacaaataatctCCCCCAATTTTCTATATCTCCTGAGGTTCTAAAATTACATGAACATATAATACCCGAACTTGCCGACCCATTTTTCTTTAAAACCGGGCCTATAAATTTACTTCTTGGTgctgatatttattttaatttacttaaatctaatattattaatatggGACCTAGATCCCCCTCTTTAGTTGAAACTTATCTGGGTTACATTATCGCCGGTCCTATACCTAGGAGCCGCTTaaatttttcctcaaaccaaaATAATGTTTCTTATTCTTTTATTACAACTAATGATATTCAATTCGAAAGAGAAGATGAGTTGAACCGTCGTATGGAAAGTTTCTGGGAATTAGAAACTATTCCACTATCAAAAAATCATTGTTCTAGCGAAGAACTTGCAgaacaaatattcaaaaacacCACTATTATTTTACCGTCAGGTCGTTACCAGGTCGATATGCCCTTCCTTGAAAATATGCCCACAAAATTGGGGCAGTCTTTTTGCATGGCACGCCAAAGATTTATCTCTCTTGAGAAAAAATTCAATTGTGATTCAGTTTTATTTCAAAACTATAAGAATGTTATATATGAATATCTTACTTTAAATCACGCTCAAGTAATCCCTTTATCTTTTTGCAATCATCCTACtaatgaatttaaatattttatcccCCACAGAGCTGTAATACGGAAACACAGTTCAACACCTGTGAGAGTAGTTTTTGACTTTAGTGCCCGTACTGATACCGGAGTGTCCTTAAATGACCTAACTTCAAAAGGTTATCAAGTACAGGACAATCTCTTTGACATATTATGTAGGTTCCGTTGTTTCAAATTTGTCCTTTGTGCTGATATTCAAATGATGTATAGATTTATAGATATAAATCCATCACAACGTCATTTCCAAAATTTTTTATGGAGAGAAAATTCTTCGGATCCCTTCACCTGTATTCAACTCTCAAGTCTTAGTTTTGGGCAAAATTGTGCACCGTATTTGGCTACGCGTGTCTTAAAGGATATCGCTGAGAGATATCCTAACTTCCCTAATTCTCGGTATGCTCTACTTAGACAAACCTATATGGACGATATTTTGTCAGGTACTAACGATTTTTCATCTCTAGAAACAATATATTCGGAGCTTAATACTATTTTGGGTAAACACGGATTTAAGCTTCATAAATGGCAATCCAACTCTTCTGAATTTTTATCTACGATATCACAAACTTCGTCCTACgaaattgattttaatattaatggCTCCCCTAGTAATATACTAGGATTAAAATGGAACCCTCTGTCTGACCTCTTACTTATTCGTACTACTAATATACAAGAACCTGCTGTTTTAACTAAACGCAGTATTTtatctttcatttcttctgtgtTTGACCCCCTGGGTGTGATCAATCCGCTAATCGTGCAGGGAAAACTTATTATGCAAAAACTATGGCAATCCCAAATATCCTGGGACACGCCCATTTTTGATGATTCTATTTTGCAAAGTTGGAAAAAGTTTATGTCTTTGTTATCTGACATTTCCAATATGtctatacctagatatttaattgaCAACAAAACCATATGTTCCATTTCCTTACATGGCTTTTGTGATGCTAGTCAACTAGCCTATGGAGCCTGTGTGTACCTTGTGGTTAGCTATAATGATAATACTTTCTCTTCAAGATTAATTGCCGCAAAGTCCCGAGTCAATCCATTAAAGAACAAACTTACTATTCCTAAATTAGAGCTCTGCTCTATGGAGTTACTTGCCATCCTATCTTCTCGGATTATACAAATTTTGCATGATACTATCAAAATTGAGTCCATTAATTTATGGTCCGATTCATTAGTTGCCTTAACATGGGTTAAAAGGTCTGAATTAGAGATATCTCCTTTTGTTAAAAAACGAGTCCTTACTGTTCGTGATAATAGCAGGAATACCACATGGCGACATATCAGATCTCCGTTAAATCCCGCTGATCATTTGTCGCGTGGAAATTTTTCATCTGATGTTCGTCAATTCTGGTTTCATGGTCCTCCCTTTTTATCTCAAACCAATGATTTTGATTCCATTGATTCTTTTGAACTTCTAAATGAAGTACCTGAATGTATGCAAGTATCATTTCCCATTACTGAATCGCCAGAAGAATTCTGgaaatctatatttttaaaattttcgaaatttTCTAGCATGCAAAAAGGAATCGCTTTTAGTTTTAAAGTGATTCTCAAATTTAAAAAGATAAACATTTCTGGCAGTCCTTTAACAGTAGAAGAGCTTCAGAATGCccatgattttattataaaacaggtTCAAGCTTATTCTTTTTCCAATGAAATCAAACTATTACAGGAGGGAAAATCTATTTCAACTCCCAAATTACTTCCTCTTAATATCTTCCTTGATGAAAATAGCATACTCCGTGTAGGAGGTCGACttgaatataccgaattaagtTTTTCTCAGAAATTTCCCATTTTACTCCCTGAAAATGACCATGTTGTCGATCTACTAATTAATCGGGAACATATGCGTTTAGGACACAGTGGAGCTCAAAATGTCCTTGGAAATTTTCGTCTTCGATATTGGCCGTTAAATGGTATACGAAGAATTAAAACTATCATTAAAAAGTGTGTTATTTGCCATAGATTTAATGCTCAATTTGCATCACAGATAATGTCCCCTTTGCCTTTGGATCGAGTTCAACAGGCTCGTCCATTTTCTAAGACCGGAATAGATTTTGCTGGTCCTATTATGATTCGCTCCTCTAGATTAAGGAAGGCCCGTACCACTAAGGCTTATATAGCCATTTTTATATGTATGGTAACCAAGGCTATCCATATAGAACTTGTCTCCAATTTGTCCACGGAAGCTTTTATTGCTTCATTAAAACGATTTATTAGTCGTCGAGGAAATCCTCAAATAATTTACTCTGATAATGGCACCAATTTTATTGGAGCTCGTAATCAATTACGAGACTTATCTTTATTTCTAAAATCCAAAGAAAATAATCACGAAATTCAGAATTTTCTTTCTTCCACTAAAATTACCTGGAAATTAATCCCTCCCAGGTCTCCACATTGGGGCGGACTCTGGGAAGCAGCTGTAAAGAGTGCTAAATTTCATTTGACCAAATTGCTCGGCAATAATTGCCTTACTTTTGAAGAACTTTCAACTTTATTGGTGCAAACTGAAGCCATATTAAATAGTCGTCCCTTGTATCCCCTTTCTAACGATCCTAATGATCTCTTGCCTCTTACTCCTGGTCATTTTCTGATTGGAGCTCCCCTTATTTCTTACCCAGAAAGGGATCTTTCTAGGACCCCTACTAATCGGCTTTCTTATTGGAAAGTGTGTTCCAAACTCCAACAAGAGTTTTGGAGAAAATGGTCTGTGGATTATTTGCACCGTCTACAGCATAGACCCAAATGGCAACTACCCCAACAAAACTTGGCGATCAATCAGCTAGTCCTCATACAATCTGAAGATCGCCCTCCTTTAAATTGGCCACTAGGTAGAATATTGGAATTATTGACTGGAAGGGATGGTAAAGTTCGCGCTGCACGTGTAAAAACAGCAGAAGGTGAATATGTTCGCCCCATAATAAAATTAGCACCTCTTCCAATTTCTGATTAA